One Streptomyces sp. SAI-135 DNA segment encodes these proteins:
- a CDS encoding 4-hydroxybenzoate 3-monooxygenase: MTSHPNSVAPQSFPVVIVGAGPAGLTIGNILRAAGVDCLVLEAETRAFIEQRPRAGVIEEWAVRGLERRGLANSLLERAQLHTECEFRFAGDRFRFAYGELTGQHHFVYPQPLLVTDLVREYADVRGGEIRFGVRDVRLHDLRTPRPSVSYTDTETGERQLVECEFVAGCDGARGVTRTVLPETTDIARHDYGVGWLALLAEAPPSSDCVLFGIHPNGFAGHMARSPEVTRYYLECPPGDDPENWSHDRVWAELQLRLGADGAPPLTEGRLIEKRVLDMHNYVVEPMTFGRLFLAGDSAHLTAPIAAKGMNLALHDAFLLGDALVAYLGKGDGSGLDGYSEACLRRVWDYQEFSQWLSEVYHGTSSGDEYRAGTTFARLRRLFTSPAAAAAFAEQYLGTASAY; the protein is encoded by the coding sequence GTGACCTCCCACCCCAACTCCGTTGCCCCACAAAGCTTTCCGGTCGTCATCGTCGGCGCCGGACCCGCCGGGCTGACGATCGGCAACATCCTGCGGGCCGCGGGTGTCGACTGCCTCGTCCTGGAGGCGGAGACCCGCGCGTTCATCGAGCAGCGGCCGCGCGCGGGCGTCATCGAGGAGTGGGCCGTACGAGGTCTGGAGCGGCGCGGACTGGCGAACTCCCTGCTGGAACGCGCCCAGTTGCACACCGAGTGCGAGTTCCGCTTCGCCGGCGACCGCTTCCGCTTCGCCTACGGCGAGCTCACGGGACAGCACCACTTCGTCTACCCGCAGCCCCTGTTGGTCACGGACCTGGTACGCGAGTACGCCGACGTACGGGGCGGCGAGATCCGCTTCGGCGTCCGGGACGTCCGGCTGCACGACCTGCGGACGCCCCGGCCGTCCGTGTCGTACACCGATACGGAGACGGGCGAACGGCAGCTGGTCGAGTGCGAGTTCGTGGCCGGCTGCGACGGGGCCCGCGGGGTGACCCGCACCGTCCTGCCCGAGACCACCGACATCGCCCGGCACGACTACGGCGTCGGCTGGCTGGCGCTGCTCGCCGAGGCGCCGCCGTCCTCCGACTGCGTCCTGTTCGGCATCCATCCGAACGGCTTCGCCGGACACATGGCCCGCAGCCCCGAAGTCACCCGCTACTACCTGGAGTGCCCGCCGGGCGACGACCCGGAGAACTGGTCCCACGACCGCGTCTGGGCCGAACTCCAGCTGCGCCTGGGAGCGGACGGCGCCCCGCCGCTCACCGAGGGACGGCTGATCGAGAAGCGCGTGCTCGACATGCACAACTACGTGGTCGAGCCGATGACGTTCGGCCGCCTGTTCCTGGCGGGGGACTCCGCCCACCTCACCGCGCCGATAGCGGCGAAGGGCATGAACCTCGCCCTGCACGACGCCTTCCTGCTCGGCGACGCACTCGTCGCCTACCTCGGCAAGGGCGACGGGAGCGGCCTCGACGGCTACTCGGAGGCCTGTCTGCGGCGCGTGTGGGACTACCAGGAGTTCTCCCAGTGGCTCTCCGAGGTCTACCACGGCACCTCGTCGGGCGACGAGTACCGGGCGGGCACCACCTTCGCCCGGCTCCGCCGCCTGTTCACCTCACCGGCCGCCGCGGCGGCCTTCGCGGAGCAGTACCTCGGCACGGCGTCCGCGTACTGA
- a CDS encoding universal stress protein yields the protein MSMDLPVVVGVDGSEPALRALDWACDEAALRGAPLRIVNACLWERYEGAALAHDLGEPSSRVLPQDVVQSAVRRAGARHPDLKVTSEVVFEEPEYALVRESREASLLVTGTRGRGGVSEALLGSVSLAVAGHAHCPVVVVRGSHDNQARSGRHGRVVVGVGGGSEGHGRSALDFALAEAARRGVQLEAIRAWRCPAHESTDHPLLAGEPARLHEQQAVDVLEAALRDAPADADLRRRTVEGPAGTVLAGASHHADLLVIGARRHARHFGLQLGRVAHRVLHHSDCPVAIVPEQE from the coding sequence ATGTCGATGGACCTTCCGGTCGTCGTCGGTGTGGACGGCTCCGAGCCCGCTCTGCGCGCCCTCGACTGGGCCTGCGACGAGGCCGCCCTGCGGGGAGCGCCGCTGCGGATCGTCAACGCCTGCCTGTGGGAACGCTACGAGGGTGCCGCCCTCGCCCACGACCTCGGTGAGCCCTCGTCGCGGGTGCTGCCGCAGGACGTCGTCCAGAGTGCCGTGCGGCGGGCCGGCGCCCGTCACCCCGATCTGAAGGTGACCTCCGAGGTGGTCTTCGAGGAGCCCGAGTACGCGCTGGTACGGGAGAGCCGCGAGGCGTCCCTGCTGGTGACGGGCACCCGTGGCCGGGGCGGCGTGTCCGAGGCGCTGCTGGGTTCGGTGAGCCTGGCGGTGGCCGGGCACGCGCACTGCCCGGTGGTCGTCGTCCGGGGCAGCCATGACAACCAGGCCCGCTCCGGGCGGCACGGCCGCGTCGTGGTCGGGGTCGGAGGCGGGAGCGAGGGCCACGGGAGGTCGGCCCTGGACTTCGCCCTCGCGGAGGCCGCGCGGCGCGGGGTGCAGCTGGAGGCGATACGGGCCTGGCGGTGCCCGGCGCACGAAAGCACCGACCATCCGCTGCTGGCCGGGGAGCCCGCCCGGCTGCACGAGCAGCAGGCGGTGGACGTCCTGGAGGCCGCGCTCCGGGACGCGCCGGCCGATGCGGATCTGCGCCGCCGTACCGTCGAGGGGCCGGCCGGAACGGTGCTGGCCGGGGCCTCGCACCACGCCGACCTTCTGGTCATCGGTGCGAGGCGGCACGCGCGGCACTTCGGGCTCCAGCTCGGCCGGGTGGCCCATCGGGTGCTGCACCACTCCGACTGCCCGGTCGCGATCGTGCCCGAGCAGGAGTGA
- a CDS encoding metalloregulator ArsR/SmtB family transcription factor → MSARMHLSPAHDAHPRTPGEEQLALAAEILALLGDRTRLTLLHALAGGEADVSTLTEVCGAARPAVSQHLARLRLAGLVSTRKEGRRVVYALRDGHLRRLVDEALNVADHRLSDRPVHD, encoded by the coding sequence ATGAGCGCACGCATGCACCTGTCACCTGCGCACGATGCGCACCCGCGCACCCCCGGCGAGGAACAGCTCGCCCTCGCCGCGGAGATCCTCGCCCTGCTCGGCGACCGCACCCGCCTCACGCTGCTGCACGCCCTGGCCGGGGGAGAGGCCGACGTCTCGACGCTCACGGAGGTGTGCGGGGCGGCCCGGCCGGCCGTCAGTCAGCACCTGGCACGGCTCCGGCTGGCCGGGCTGGTCAGCACGCGGAAGGAGGGCCGCCGGGTGGTCTACGCACTGCGAGACGGCCATCTGCGCCGGCTCGTCGACGAGGCGCTGAACGTGGCCGACCACCGGCTCAGCGACCGTCCGGTGCACGACTGA
- a CDS encoding acyltransferase yields MPKSKNTFSSWRGRLVQRAVHAGWAWVQRTGSVTAERPGRFRFGALGAHTRLAFPLGTVFGEPWIHVGSHCIVGEQVTLTAGLMPDLDLGPEPILRIGDGVVLGRGSHVIADTTVTIGSDCYFGPYVYVTSTNHSYDDPHEPIGKQWPRMEPVEIGSGCWIGTGAVILPGARIGRNVVVAAGAVVRGVVPDHAVVAGAPARVVRRWTAEDGWQPPLRTPAPVPIPPGATAESLSALAGLDEEAVAKLAELD; encoded by the coding sequence GTGCCGAAGAGCAAGAACACGTTCTCATCCTGGCGGGGCCGCCTCGTCCAGCGTGCCGTCCACGCGGGCTGGGCCTGGGTGCAGCGCACGGGCTCCGTCACCGCCGAGCGCCCGGGGCGCTTCCGCTTCGGCGCGCTGGGGGCGCACACCCGGCTGGCCTTTCCGCTCGGCACGGTGTTCGGCGAGCCGTGGATCCATGTGGGCTCCCACTGCATCGTCGGCGAGCAGGTCACCCTGACCGCCGGTCTGATGCCCGACCTGGACCTCGGCCCGGAGCCGATCCTGCGCATCGGCGACGGGGTCGTGCTGGGGCGCGGCAGCCATGTCATCGCGGACACCACGGTCACCATCGGCAGCGACTGCTACTTCGGGCCGTACGTCTACGTCACCTCCACCAACCACTCCTACGACGATCCCCACGAGCCCATCGGCAAGCAGTGGCCGCGGATGGAGCCGGTGGAGATCGGGTCGGGGTGCTGGATCGGGACCGGGGCGGTGATCCTGCCGGGAGCGCGGATCGGGCGGAACGTGGTGGTCGCGGCCGGTGCGGTGGTCCGGGGCGTGGTCCCGGACCACGCCGTGGTGGCCGGGGCGCCTGCCCGGGTCGTACGGCGCTGGACCGCCGAGGACGGCTGGCAGCCGCCGTTGCGCACGCCGGCGCCTGTGCCGATCCCTCCGGGAGCTACGGCGGAGTCGTTGAGTGCGTTGGCGGGGTTGGACGAGGAGGCTGTGGCGAAGCTGGCTGAGCTGGACTGA
- a CDS encoding XRE family transcriptional regulator, translating into MSDLDLLTQSLARNVKRWRTERGFTLDALAARAGVSRGMLIQIEQARTNPSLGTVVKIGDALGISITTLLDYEQGPKVRIVPAEQAVRLWHTDAGSYNRLLAGAEAPGPLEMWDWRLMPGESSPSDPHPTGTVELVHVTAGELTLTVDGVEHRVPAGASASFEANTPHTYGNQGAVPMEMVMAVSVPAVS; encoded by the coding sequence GTGTCGGACCTCGACCTCCTGACCCAGTCCCTCGCGCGCAACGTCAAGCGCTGGCGGACCGAGCGCGGCTTCACCCTGGACGCCCTGGCCGCCCGGGCCGGGGTCAGCCGCGGGATGCTGATCCAGATCGAGCAGGCCCGCACCAACCCGAGCCTCGGCACGGTCGTGAAGATCGGCGACGCCCTCGGCATCAGCATCACCACGCTCCTCGACTACGAGCAGGGCCCGAAGGTGCGGATCGTCCCCGCCGAGCAGGCCGTACGTCTGTGGCACACCGACGCGGGCAGCTACAACCGGCTCCTCGCGGGCGCCGAGGCCCCGGGCCCGCTGGAGATGTGGGACTGGCGGCTGATGCCGGGCGAGAGCAGCCCCTCGGACCCGCACCCAACGGGCACGGTCGAGCTCGTGCACGTCACGGCCGGCGAGCTCACCCTCACCGTCGACGGGGTGGAGCACCGGGTCCCCGCCGGCGCGAGCGCCTCCTTCGAGGCGAACACCCCGCACACGTACGGCAACCAGGGCGCGGTGCCCATGGAGATGGTCATGGCCGTCTCGGTGCCGGCGGTGTCCTGA
- a CDS encoding cation diffusion facilitator family transporter — protein MSNHEHDHRHDHEHDHPHGHGHGRHGLRHRLAHLLTPHSHETADKLDSALESSARGMRALWVSLAVLGATALAQAVVVAVSGSVALLGDTVHNAADALTAVPLGVAFVLGRRAATRRFTYGYGRAEDLAGIVIVLTIAASAAFAGWAAIDRLLDPRPVAHVPAVAAAALVGFAGNEWVARHRIRVGRDIGSAALVADGLHARTDGFTSLAVLLGAGGSALGWQLADPVVGLAITAAITLVLRDAAREVFRRVLDAVDPELVDRAEGALREVEGVRGVGELRLRWIGHRLRAEVAVVVDGEMTVRQSHAVAVAAEHALLHAVPRLTAALVHADPAPVPGETDPHHALAHHGLAHHGLARHAPA, from the coding sequence GTGAGCAACCACGAGCACGACCACCGCCACGACCACGAGCACGACCATCCGCACGGACACGGGCACGGGCGTCACGGCCTCCGTCACCGCCTGGCGCACCTCCTGACCCCCCACTCCCACGAGACCGCCGACAAGCTGGACTCCGCCCTGGAGTCCTCCGCCCGCGGCATGCGCGCCCTGTGGGTCTCGCTGGCGGTACTGGGAGCCACTGCCCTGGCACAGGCGGTCGTCGTGGCGGTGTCCGGGTCCGTCGCGCTGCTCGGCGACACCGTCCACAACGCGGCGGACGCGCTGACCGCCGTACCACTGGGCGTCGCCTTCGTGCTGGGCCGGCGTGCGGCCACCCGCCGGTTCACGTACGGCTACGGCCGGGCCGAGGACCTCGCGGGCATCGTGATCGTGCTGACGATCGCGGCGAGCGCGGCCTTCGCCGGGTGGGCGGCGATCGACCGGCTGCTCGATCCACGGCCCGTGGCACACGTCCCCGCGGTCGCCGCGGCCGCGCTGGTGGGCTTCGCGGGCAACGAGTGGGTCGCCCGCCACCGCATCCGGGTGGGCCGTGACATCGGCTCGGCCGCGCTGGTGGCGGACGGACTGCACGCCCGCACCGACGGGTTCACCTCACTGGCCGTGCTCCTCGGGGCCGGCGGTTCGGCCCTGGGCTGGCAACTCGCCGACCCGGTGGTGGGGTTGGCGATCACGGCCGCGATCACGCTGGTACTGCGGGACGCGGCCCGCGAGGTGTTCCGGCGGGTGCTGGACGCCGTCGACCCGGAGCTCGTGGACCGGGCCGAGGGCGCGCTGCGGGAGGTCGAAGGGGTGCGCGGGGTGGGCGAGTTGCGACTGCGCTGGATCGGGCACCGGCTGCGCGCGGAGGTGGCGGTGGTGGTGGACGGCGAGATGACGGTACGTCAGTCGCACGCGGTCGCCGTGGCCGCCGAGCACGCCCTGCTGCACGCGGTGCCGCGCCTCACGGCAGCCCTGGTGCACGCCGATCCGGCGCCGGTCCCGGGCGAGACGGATCCGCACCACGCCCTCGCCCACCACGGCCTCGCTCACCACGGCCTCGCCCGTCACGCCCCGGCCTGA
- a CDS encoding zinc-dependent alcohol dehydrogenase, with product MKAAVVRAFGEPLVIEDRPDPEPGPGQVRVRVEASGLCHTDIHAARGDWPVKPNPPFVPGHEGVGIVEKLGEQVTHLSVGQRVAVPWLGKACGRCEHCLSGWETLCERQINTGYGCDGGYAEKMLAWADFAQPVPHGVTAVDAAPLTCAGVTTYKALKVADVRPTQLVAISGIGGLGHLAVQYAKIAGARVAAIDVTDEKLELAAELGADFVIDARKHDVAEVLKGYGGAHAAIALAVNEDAFAAVNAGLRRGGKLVMVALPAHGTVQVPIFDTVLNGTSVIGSIVGTRQDLTEVFQLHAAGRTRVISETRPLSSVNESVEDVLRGQVRARIVFDLGAGR from the coding sequence ATGAAGGCAGCGGTCGTACGAGCCTTCGGCGAGCCCCTGGTCATCGAGGACCGGCCCGACCCCGAACCCGGCCCGGGCCAGGTCCGCGTCCGTGTCGAGGCGTCCGGGCTCTGCCACACCGACATCCACGCCGCCCGCGGCGACTGGCCCGTCAAGCCGAACCCGCCCTTCGTGCCCGGCCACGAGGGCGTCGGCATCGTCGAGAAGCTCGGCGAGCAGGTCACCCACCTGTCCGTGGGGCAGCGGGTCGCCGTGCCCTGGCTGGGCAAGGCGTGCGGGCGCTGCGAGCACTGCCTGTCCGGCTGGGAGACGCTGTGCGAGCGGCAGATCAACACCGGCTACGGCTGCGACGGCGGTTACGCGGAGAAGATGCTGGCCTGGGCCGACTTCGCCCAGCCGGTGCCGCACGGCGTCACCGCCGTCGACGCCGCCCCGCTGACCTGCGCCGGCGTGACCACGTACAAGGCGCTCAAGGTCGCCGACGTGCGGCCCACTCAGCTCGTCGCGATCTCCGGGATCGGCGGACTCGGGCACCTGGCCGTGCAGTACGCGAAGATCGCCGGTGCTCGGGTGGCCGCGATCGACGTCACCGACGAGAAGCTCGAACTCGCCGCCGAACTGGGCGCGGACTTCGTCATCGACGCCCGCAAGCACGACGTGGCCGAGGTGCTCAAGGGGTACGGAGGGGCGCACGCGGCGATCGCCCTTGCGGTGAACGAGGACGCCTTCGCCGCCGTCAACGCGGGGCTCAGGCGCGGCGGGAAGCTCGTCATGGTGGCCCTGCCCGCGCACGGCACCGTGCAGGTCCCGATCTTCGACACCGTCCTGAACGGGACGAGTGTGATCGGCTCGATCGTCGGCACCCGGCAGGACCTCACCGAGGTCTTCCAGCTGCACGCGGCCGGCCGGACCAGGGTCATCTCGGAGACCCGCCCGCTCTCCTCGGTCAACGAGTCCGTCGAGGACGTGCTGCGCGGTCAGGTCAGGGCCCGGATCGTCTTCGACCTGGGTGCGGGGCGGTGA
- a CDS encoding EamA family transporter: MTAFFALATSLLWGLADFGGGVLTRRLPALTVVVVSQGIAAAVLGAIVVATNGWSEAGPRLWFAFAAGLAGPVALICFYKALALGPMGVVSPLGTLSVAVPVGVGLLLGERPGPVQAAGIAVAVTGVVLAGGPQLRGAPVQREAIVLTLIAALGFGTVFVLIAEASTTVTGLFLALFVQRLVNVAVGGAALCASVRRGAPALPTTGFPWPPLPALAFIGLADVAANGTYSVAAQHGPVTVAAVLASLYPVVTALAARGFLRERLRALQATGAGLALLGTLLLATG; the protein is encoded by the coding sequence GTGACAGCATTCTTCGCCCTGGCCACCAGCCTGTTGTGGGGTCTGGCCGACTTCGGCGGCGGGGTGCTGACCCGACGGCTCCCGGCGCTGACGGTGGTGGTCGTGTCGCAGGGGATCGCGGCGGCCGTACTCGGTGCGATCGTGGTGGCCACGAACGGCTGGAGCGAGGCGGGCCCCCGGCTGTGGTTCGCGTTCGCCGCGGGACTGGCCGGACCGGTGGCCCTCATCTGCTTCTACAAGGCGCTCGCGCTGGGTCCGATGGGAGTCGTCTCCCCGCTGGGCACGCTCAGCGTGGCCGTCCCGGTCGGCGTGGGCCTCCTCCTCGGCGAGCGTCCCGGCCCGGTGCAGGCCGCGGGGATCGCGGTGGCCGTGACGGGAGTGGTCCTCGCGGGCGGCCCTCAGCTCCGGGGCGCCCCGGTCCAGCGCGAGGCGATCGTCCTGACCCTGATCGCGGCCCTCGGCTTCGGCACGGTGTTCGTCCTGATCGCGGAGGCGTCCACGACCGTCACGGGCCTGTTCCTCGCCCTGTTCGTACAGCGCCTGGTCAACGTGGCCGTGGGCGGGGCGGCCCTGTGCGCATCGGTTCGGCGCGGGGCCCCCGCCCTCCCGACGACCGGCTTCCCCTGGCCGCCCCTCCCCGCGCTCGCCTTCATCGGCCTCGCGGACGTGGCGGCGAACGGCACGTACTCGGTGGCCGCCCAGCACGGCCCGGTCACGGTGGCCGCCGTCCTCGCCTCCCTCTACCCGGTGGTCACGGCCCTGGCAGCCCGGGGCTTCCTCAGAGAGCGCCTCCGTGCCCTCCAGGCGACGGGGGCAGGCCTGGCCCTGCTGGGCACCCTGCTCCTGGCAACGGGGTGA
- a CDS encoding CoA-binding protein has product MYGDPATIRKILTELGDTWAVVGLSSNQRRAAYGVAGVLQRYGKRIVPVHPKAETVHGEQGYASLADIPFDVDVVDVFVNSDLAGAVADEAVAKGAKAVWFQLDVIDEPAYDRTRAAGLDMVMDRCPAIEIPRLA; this is encoded by the coding sequence GTGTACGGCGACCCAGCGACGATCCGCAAGATCCTCACCGAACTCGGCGACACCTGGGCCGTGGTGGGCCTGTCGTCGAACCAGCGGCGCGCGGCCTACGGGGTCGCCGGGGTGCTCCAGCGCTACGGCAAGCGGATCGTGCCGGTGCACCCCAAGGCGGAGACCGTGCACGGCGAGCAGGGATACGCCTCGCTCGCGGACATCCCCTTCGACGTGGACGTCGTCGACGTGTTCGTGAACAGCGACCTGGCGGGAGCCGTCGCCGACGAGGCCGTGGCCAAGGGCGCTAAGGCGGTGTGGTTCCAGCTGGACGTGATCGACGAGCCCGCGTACGACCGCACCCGAGCCGCCGGCCTCGACATGGTGATGGACAGGTGCCCGGCGATCGAGATCCCGCGCCTGGCCTGA
- the ppk2 gene encoding polyphosphate kinase 2, translating into MGEKGAERLTRKTYEKELLRLQTELVRLQEWVRAEGARLVVVFEGRDAAGKGGTIKRVAEHLNPRVARIAALPKPTERERSQWYFQRYVEQLPAAGEIVLFDRSWYNRAGVEHVMGFCTKEEYQLFLRQCPLFERMLVEAGIVLRKYWFSVSDTEQQERFRKRLEDPLRRWKLSPMDLESITHWEAYSRAKDDMMVHTDIPEAPWFVVESDDKRRARLNMIAHLLSSVPYHEVPPPVLELPERPRSTGYERPPRDLQTYVPDHAASL; encoded by the coding sequence ATGGGTGAGAAGGGCGCGGAGAGGCTGACGCGCAAGACCTATGAGAAGGAACTGCTGCGTCTGCAGACGGAGTTGGTGAGGCTCCAGGAGTGGGTGCGTGCGGAGGGCGCCCGGCTGGTCGTGGTCTTCGAGGGCCGGGACGCGGCGGGCAAGGGCGGCACCATCAAGCGGGTCGCCGAGCACCTCAACCCCCGTGTCGCCCGGATCGCGGCGCTGCCGAAGCCGACCGAGCGCGAGCGGAGCCAGTGGTACTTCCAGCGGTACGTCGAGCAGTTGCCGGCGGCCGGCGAGATCGTGCTGTTCGACCGGTCCTGGTACAACCGGGCCGGCGTCGAGCACGTGATGGGCTTCTGCACCAAGGAGGAGTACCAGCTGTTCCTGCGCCAGTGCCCCCTGTTCGAGCGGATGCTCGTGGAGGCCGGGATCGTGCTGCGCAAGTACTGGTTCTCGGTGAGCGACACCGAGCAGCAGGAGCGGTTCCGCAAGCGCCTGGAGGATCCGCTCAGGCGCTGGAAACTGTCGCCGATGGACCTGGAGTCCATCACCCACTGGGAGGCGTACTCCCGGGCCAAGGACGACATGATGGTGCACACCGACATCCCGGAGGCGCCCTGGTTCGTCGTGGAGAGCGACGACAAGCGCCGGGCCCGGCTGAACATGATCGCCCACCTGTTGTCCTCGGTGCCGTACCACGAGGTCCCGCCGCCGGTCCTGGAGCTGCCGGAGCGGCCGAGATCGACCGGGTACGAGCGCCCGCCGCGTGATCTGCAGACCTACGTCCCCGACCACGCGGCGAGTCTGTGA
- a CDS encoding DoxX family protein, whose protein sequence is MAVHEHPHRSPGFHLPSVRRNRATPAAESAVSAHSDARAYTFASLRLLTGFVFLWAFLDKTFGLGYATPSGKGWIDGGSPTRGFLGSVAAGPMESTFHAWAGDTWADWLFMLGLLGIGVALIAGVALRLAAVAGTVMMALMWIAEWPPARHLSDGSPSMSTNPFADYHLVYALVLIALAVASAGDTLGLGRLWARLPFVGRSRWLR, encoded by the coding sequence ATGGCCGTGCACGAGCACCCTCACCGGAGCCCGGGCTTCCATCTGCCGTCCGTCCGCAGGAACCGGGCCACCCCCGCAGCCGAGTCCGCAGTGTCGGCGCACAGCGACGCACGGGCCTACACCTTCGCCTCCCTGCGCCTGCTCACCGGGTTCGTCTTCCTGTGGGCCTTCCTCGACAAGACCTTCGGCCTCGGGTACGCCACCCCGTCCGGCAAGGGCTGGATCGACGGCGGCTCGCCCACCAGGGGCTTTCTCGGCTCAGTCGCCGCGGGACCGATGGAGTCGACCTTCCACGCGTGGGCCGGCGACACCTGGGCCGACTGGCTGTTCATGCTCGGTCTGCTCGGCATCGGCGTCGCCCTGATCGCCGGGGTGGCGCTGCGGCTCGCGGCCGTCGCGGGCACCGTGATGATGGCGCTGATGTGGATCGCCGAGTGGCCGCCCGCCCGGCACCTCTCCGACGGTTCGCCGAGCATGTCGACGAACCCCTTCGCCGACTACCACCTCGTCTACGCCCTCGTCCTGATCGCCCTGGCCGTCGCCTCCGCGGGCGACACCCTCGGCCTCGGCAGGCTCTGGGCCAGGCTCCCGTTCGTCGGCCGCAGCCGCTGGCTGCGCTGA
- a CDS encoding YbaK/EbsC family protein: MDAPIGHFEHATPAPAALDGLIRPVADAVRHWSGSVPAEQIVYVDTDPQWADTAVFVEHYGRELLEQSANCVVVAGKRGGETTLAACVVLSTTRADVNGVVRRTLGARKASFASMDTATGETGMEYGGITPIGLPAGWPLLVDPAVVDLPYVLVGSGRRRGKLLVPGKAFAELPGAVVLEGLGVA; the protein is encoded by the coding sequence ATGGACGCACCCATCGGACACTTCGAGCACGCCACCCCCGCCCCCGCCGCCCTCGACGGGCTGATCCGCCCGGTCGCCGACGCCGTGCGCCACTGGAGCGGCAGCGTCCCCGCCGAGCAGATCGTGTACGTCGACACCGACCCGCAGTGGGCCGACACCGCGGTCTTCGTCGAGCACTACGGCCGAGAGCTCCTGGAGCAGTCGGCGAACTGCGTGGTGGTGGCCGGCAAGCGGGGCGGCGAGACCACCCTCGCCGCGTGCGTCGTCCTGTCCACCACCCGGGCCGACGTCAACGGGGTCGTCCGCCGCACGCTCGGTGCCCGCAAGGCGTCCTTCGCCTCGATGGACACGGCGACCGGGGAGACCGGCATGGAGTACGGCGGCATCACCCCGATCGGACTGCCCGCCGGCTGGCCGCTGCTGGTCGACCCGGCCGTCGTCGATCTGCCGTACGTCCTGGTCGGCAGCGGACGCCGGCGCGGGAAGCTCCTGGTGCCGGGGAAGGCGTTCGCCGAGCTGCCCGGTGCCGTGGTGCTGGAGGGGCTCGGCGTCGCCTGA
- a CDS encoding universal stress protein, with protein sequence MVRTVTAGLDGSRESRAAAEWAAREAGLLGLPLRLVHVWEPVPEPIAQAPLLGVETQQHWTERIPREAAEGIRLRHPGVDVSIGQLSGRPADELLRAAKDAELLVLGSRGLSGIGGFMVGSVGLSVVAHADRPVVLVRADQQAADEHETDPAGIPSAATPFRPVVLGLDTDSPDEELISFAFAAAVRRGTSLRVVHGWNPPPYYAYGLAVDLERHGALARRETGALAEVLVPWRKEFPDTEVVEESFYGTPANHLVDASREASLVVVGRRVRRRALGTHIGPVTHAVLHHSIAPVAVVPHN encoded by the coding sequence ATGGTCCGTACCGTCACTGCCGGTCTCGACGGGTCGCGCGAGAGCCGGGCGGCGGCCGAGTGGGCCGCTCGTGAGGCGGGACTGCTGGGCCTGCCGTTGCGGCTGGTACACGTCTGGGAGCCGGTACCCGAACCCATCGCGCAGGCGCCTCTCCTCGGCGTGGAGACCCAGCAGCACTGGACCGAGCGGATACCCCGGGAGGCGGCGGAGGGCATCCGGCTGCGCCATCCCGGCGTGGACGTGAGCATCGGGCAGCTCTCCGGCCGGCCCGCCGACGAACTGCTGCGCGCGGCGAAGGACGCCGAGTTGCTGGTGCTCGGCTCGCGCGGGCTGAGCGGGATCGGCGGCTTCATGGTCGGCTCGGTAGGGCTGTCCGTCGTGGCGCACGCCGACCGGCCGGTCGTACTGGTCCGCGCCGACCAGCAGGCCGCCGACGAGCACGAGACGGATCCGGCCGGCATCCCGTCCGCCGCGACCCCGTTCCGGCCCGTCGTCCTCGGCCTGGACACCGACAGTCCCGACGAGGAGCTGATCTCCTTCGCGTTCGCCGCCGCCGTCCGCCGCGGCACGTCCCTGCGGGTCGTGCACGGCTGGAACCCTCCCCCGTACTACGCCTACGGCCTCGCCGTGGACCTCGAACGCCACGGTGCGCTGGCCCGGCGTGAGACCGGCGCCCTGGCCGAGGTCCTGGTCCCGTGGCGCAAGGAGTTCCCGGACACCGAGGTCGTCGAGGAGTCGTTCTACGGCACCCCCGCGAACCACCTCGTCGACGCCTCCCGCGAGGCCTCCCTGGTCGTGGTGGGGCGCCGGGTCCGTCGCCGCGCGCTCGGCACTCACATCGGGCCCGTCACGCACGCGGTCCTGCACCACTCCATCGCCCCCGTCGCCGTCGTCCCGCACAACTGA